CACCGCGCCGCTGGCGATCAATGCGTCGAAGCGCCGGCGGTCGGCCTCGGCCAGCGCCTGCTGCGCTTCGGACGAGCGGATCGAGGTCCGCGCCGCGCGCACGTTGGACGCGGCCAGCGTCTCTTCCGCATCCAGCGCCACCAGCGCGGCCTGCGCCGCCGCCACGCTGGACCGCGCATCCTGCAGTCCGGCCGTGGCCGAGGCCACGCGTGCGTCGAACTCTTCCGCGTCGATGCGCAGCAGCGGATCGCCGCGACGCACGCGCTGGTTGTGCTGCACCAGCACGTCGGCCACCAGGCCGCGCACCTTCGGCGCCACCACCGAACTGTCGGCCTGCAGGTAGGCGTTGTCGGTGGACACGCTGCGCTTGGGCGCCGCGATCCACAACGCGCCGCCGACCGCGACCAGCAGTGCCACCACCGCGACGAACACCGGTCGGCGCGACCACGATGCACGTGGTGCCGCCGGCACGTCGACGGGAACGCTCGGGCTACCGTCGGCACTCATGGCTGCCGCGCCTCCAGCCCGAGCCGCTGCTTCAGCTGCTTGCGCGAAGCGGCGAGGATCGCGTCCGAGCGCTTCGCGTCCGGCTCGATGCGCGCCAGCGACAGCGCGCCGATCAGCTCGGCGATCATCGAACGCGCCTCGACCTCGGCCGCCGCATGCCCCAGCGCGGCGAGCTGCTCGCCCAGCCGCGCGGTGCTGCGTTGCACGCCATCGGCGAACTGCTCGCGCGCCGACTCAGGCAGGCGCGGCAGGTCCGAGGCCAGCGCCGCCATCGGGCAACCGAAGCCGCGCGCGTCGCGATGCTTCTTCGACAGGTAGAAGTCGATGTACGCCACCAGGCCGTCGGCCGGGCCGCGTTCGGCGGTCTCGCGCTCCCAGCGGGCGCGCGCTTCCTCGAACATCTGCCCGATCGCCGCGGCGACCAGCTCGTCCTTGGACTTGAAGTGGGCGTAGAAGCCGCCGTGGGTGAGCCCCGCCTCCGCCATCACGCCGGCCACCGCGACGCGGTCCGGACCGTCGGTACGGATCGCCTTCGCCGCAGCCTGCAGCACCATGGCGCGGGTCTTCTGCTTGTGTTCGGTGTCGTAGCGCATGACGGCCTCGCTTTTTAATATGATGATTATCATACTATGATTCGCCGTCGATGCAAGAGCCTCCCGTGAACGCCACAACCGCCACCCCGCACATCGCCCCCGCCGACCTGCCGCTGCCGCGCAAATTCCTGATCTTCGGCGTGATGGCGTTCGGCATGTTCATGGCGCTGATCGACATCCAGATCGTGGCCGCCTCGCTCAACGAGATCCAGGCCGGGCTCTCGGCCGGTCCGGACGAGATCAGCTGGGTGCAGACCGGCTACCTGATGGCGGAACTGGTGATGATCCCGTTCGCCGCGTTCCTGGCGCAGGCGCTGTCGACGCGCTGGCTGTACGCGTTGTCGGCCGGGCTGTTCACG
The window above is part of the Rhodanobacter sp. LX-99 genome. Proteins encoded here:
- a CDS encoding TetR/AcrR family transcriptional regulator, with protein sequence MRYDTEHKQKTRAMVLQAAAKAIRTDGPDRVAVAGVMAEAGLTHGGFYAHFKSKDELVAAAIGQMFEEARARWERETAERGPADGLVAYIDFYLSKKHRDARGFGCPMAALASDLPRLPESAREQFADGVQRSTARLGEQLAALGHAAAEVEARSMIAELIGALSLARIEPDAKRSDAILAASRKQLKQRLGLEARQP